The following nucleotide sequence is from Verrucomicrobiota bacterium.
CGCGGGTTGCTTCATCGAAATACTCCATGGACTTTCCCGAGTGTTCCTGGTGCTGGGTCAGGTCGTAGTTGCCGCGAGCAGCAATACCTTCGAGCTCCTGTACTCCGAATGGAAATTCGAACATGATGTCGGTGCAGGCGCGGGAGTAGTGAGCCAGCTTGTTTTGCGGGTGCACATGGGTGCTCAATCTGGCTTCACTCAAACCGATTGACTTATGCCATTCCATTCGGGTTTGAATCCACTCCTTGTAGTAGTTTTCCCACGCGTCTTCGTCTGCCTCGATAAAGTATTCGATTTCCATTTGTTCGAACTCACGTGAGCGAAAAATGAAATTCTTGGGAGTAATTTCGTTGCGGAAGGCTTTACCGATCTGGGCAATTCCGAAAGGGATCTTTACTCGGGCCGTATCCAGCACGGCTTTGAAATTGGCGAAAATGCCCTGTGCTGTTTCCGGACGCAGGTAGGCAACGGACGAATCGTCCTTGAGTGCTCCTACGAAGGTTTGAAACATCATATTAAACTCCCGTGGAGGAGTCAGCGATCCCGGCTTGCCGGTAGCGGGTGAAGGGATAAGCTCGTAGAGATCGGGCGTGGCATCGAGGTATTCTTTCAGCTCAATGGGCCCCAGTTCGCCTTGTTTTGCGGCTTTGCGTTTCAGTTCGGCAGCTTTCTTTTCAGCATCTGCCTGGGCCTCCGGACCTTCGAGTGTCGAGACATAGCCAATGGTTTCGCCATCCACAGTCACAGGTGCCCATAAGAGGTGATCTGCACGGTAGCGCATTTTCGATTCCTTACAATCGACCATCGGATCGGAGAAACTGTCTATGTGTCCTGAAGCTTTCCAAACTTTGGGATGCATGATGATGGAAGCGTCTTGTCCAACGATGTCCTCGCGGCCATGCACCATGTCTTGCCACCACGCGTCCTTGATGTTTTTTCGCAGCTCAACCCCCAACGGGCCATAATCGTAAAATCCATTAATCCCTCCGTAAATCTCGGAAGATTGAAAAATAAATCCTCTGCGCTTACACAGGGAAATGATGTCATCCATGGTAGGATTTTGTGATGGGTCTGTAGACATATGCGGGCTAGGCTGCGTTGCTCACGGAGTTGAGATGTCGGAGTTGACGAGCGAGAGGCGAGGGCGCGCACTTTTGTGCGTAACCGAGCCAAGATCGAGGAACACCCGGCATGTCATCCCGAAGCTGGGCGCAAACCGTAATTTGATAGGCTGATTTTGTAACTAATTCCATTAAAATTCTCTTGTTACCAGATTGACTCCTTTGTGCCCAGCTGGTGAGAAATGCAGGCTAAGAAGTCACTTTTGTGATGGCCGGTCAAGCTTTCAGCTTTTCCGTTGCCAGCCCTATAGCTGAGGCCTACGACCATACTTCTAGTTTCAACCTACATGAGTTTCAACATTGCCAGATTTCTGCCTAAGACAGCCGCTGCCCAGCCGGATGACTGTGCCTTGAAAATTCCTCAAGGCTGGGAAGGTGAAATGATTCGCTATCGAAGCCTTTCGTTTTCCGAGTTGGAATCCCTGAGTAACGCTTGCGCGAACCTGTTGATTCAACGGGGTATCAAACGAGGAACGCGAGTGCAATTGGCTGTTCGCCCAGGACTGGAGCTCATTCTCCTTACGTTCGCTTTGTTTAAAATGGGTGCCGTTCCGGTAGTGATCGATCCAGGTATGGGACGGAAACATTTTTTAGCCTGCGTCAAACGAACCCGACCCGAAGTCCTTGTTGGTATCCCGATGGCCATCTGGCTGAGTCGACTCTTTTGGGGCAGTTTTAAAGGAGTCAAAACGCGGATTTTCGTGGGTGGTGGATTTGAGAAGCAGTTATCTAAATTATCGAGCGATCCGATTATGGAGGAAACGCGGAGCGATGATCTGGCTGCGATCCTTTTCACTTCGGGTTCTACCGGAGCACCGAAAGGTGTGCTCTATGAACATGGGATGTTTGACGCACAGGTTCGCTTGATTGGCGAAACGTACGGAATCGAGCGCGGTGAGATCGATCTACCAATGCTGCCGGTATTCGCTTTATTTAATCCTGCATTCGGAATGACGACCGTAGTCCCTGAGATGGATCCCAGTCGTCCGGCAACGGTTGATCCGAGAAACATCGTCCAGGCGATTCTGCAAAACGGGGTCACCAGTTCCTTTGGATCTCCGGTGCTTTGGGGTAAGATCTGTAAATATTGTTCAGAGAAACACATTCAACTTCCCAGTATCAAACGTGTGCTTATGGCTGGGGCACCGGTGCCGCCTTCCCTAATCGAAGCATTTAAAAAAGTGATTGTGAATGGTGAGATTCATACGCCTTACGGTGCGACCGAATCATTGCCCGTGTGCAGTATATCCGGAACACGAATACTCGAAGAGACCATGGTCAAAACCAATTTGGAAAAAGGGACTTGTGTCGGGAAGGCCGTATCCGAAATGGAAGT
It contains:
- a CDS encoding glycine--tRNA ligase gives rise to the protein MSTDPSQNPTMDDIISLCKRRGFIFQSSEIYGGINGFYDYGPLGVELRKNIKDAWWQDMVHGREDIVGQDASIIMHPKVWKASGHIDSFSDPMVDCKESKMRYRADHLLWAPVTVDGETIGYVSTLEGPEAQADAEKKAAELKRKAAKQGELGPIELKEYLDATPDLYELIPSPATGKPGSLTPPREFNMMFQTFVGALKDDSSVAYLRPETAQGIFANFKAVLDTARVKIPFGIAQIGKAFRNEITPKNFIFRSREFEQMEIEYFIEADEDAWENYYKEWIQTRMEWHKSIGLSEARLSTHVHPQNKLAHYSRACTDIMFEFPFGVQELEGIAARGNYDLTQHQEHSGKSMEYFDEATREKYIPHVIEPSLGVDRTLLAVLCSAYTVEEVEGETRNVLKFSPRIAPIKAAVFPLMKNKPEIVEMSKRIYKNLSRRHNVFYDQAGAIGRRYRRMDEAGTPYCITVDFDSLEDGTVTLRDRDSMEQVRIPEAEVAAYIDEKIYN
- a CDS encoding fatty acid CoA ligase family protein; the protein is MSFNIARFLPKTAAAQPDDCALKIPQGWEGEMIRYRSLSFSELESLSNACANLLIQRGIKRGTRVQLAVRPGLELILLTFALFKMGAVPVVIDPGMGRKHFLACVKRTRPEVLVGIPMAIWLSRLFWGSFKGVKTRIFVGGGFEKQLSKLSSDPIMEETRSDDLAAILFTSGSTGAPKGVLYEHGMFDAQVRLIGETYGIERGEIDLPMLPVFALFNPAFGMTTVVPEMDPSRPATVDPRNIVQAILQNGVTSSFGSPVLWGKICKYCSEKHIQLPSIKRVLMAGAPVPPSLIEAFKKVIVNGEIHTPYGATESLPVCSISGTRILEETMVKTNLEKGTCVGKAVSEMEVRVIAISDDAISTMDDAVPLPIGEIGELVVKGPVVTKGYDQLGEATAKAKIADGDSIWHRMGDTGYLDEQGDVWFCGRVAERVQTESGVLFTDPVEAYFNQQPKVFRSALIGLGEAPHQAPAIVIEPEKDYWTDDYSDHQAWEKELLANVPPDSIASKVEKIFFYKNFPVDVRHNAKIHRLTLAKKFS